The Solanum pennellii chromosome 11, SPENNV200 genome contains a region encoding:
- the LOC107004792 gene encoding vacuolar protein sorting-associated protein 41 homolog → MSRKLSDNGIDGDDERDEEEEYSDEEEEDGEEDEYEPRLKYQRMGGSVQSLLSSDAATCIAVAERMIALGTYSGAVHILDFLGNQVKEFAAHTAAVNDLCFDTEGEYIGSCSDDGSVIINSLFTNERMKFEYHRPMKAVALDPDYARKSSRRFVTGGLAGNLYLNAKKWMGYRDQVLHSGEGPVHAVKWRTSLIAWANDAGVKVYDAANDQRITFIERPRGSPHPELLVPHIVWQDDTVLVVGWGTSVKIASIKTNQNKGLNGSYKYITMSSLNQVDIVASFQTSYFISGIAPFGDSLVVLAYIPAEEDGEKNFSSTIPSRQGNAQRPEVRVVTWNNDELATDALPVHGFEHYKAKDYSLAHAPFSGSSYAGGQWAAGDEPLYYIVSPKDVIIAKPRDTEDHINWLLQHGWHEKALEAVEANQGRSELVDEVGSRYLDHLIVERKYGEAASLCPKLLRGSPSAWERWVFHFAHLRQLPVLVPYIPTENPTLRDTAYEVALVALATNPSFHKDLVSTVKSWPPGIYSTSPVISAIESQLNTSSMTDHLKEALAELYVIEGQHDKAFALYADLMKPDLFDFIEKHNLHDAVREKVVQLMMVDSKRAIPLLIQHRDFIYPPEVVSQLMAAKTKCDCRYLLHLYLHSLFEVNPHAGRDYHDMQVELYADYDPKMMLPFLRSSQHYTLEKAYDICVKRDLLKEQVFILGRMGNAKQALAIIINRVGDIEEAIEFVSMQHDDELWDELIKQSLNKPEMVGVLLEHTVGNLDPLYIVNMLPNGLEIPRLRDRLVKIVTDYRTETSLRHGCNDILKADCVNLLVKYYKEAKRAICLSEDVDQAHSKRNQQRASHLGERVMSMKSMEVKSKTRGGGRCCICFDPFSLLNVSIIAFFCCHAYHTTCLMESTISIGGDKKEAGASSKGTASYYEFDNGSDDDDEEEDDEDASSGTPRMRCILCTTAAG, encoded by the exons GTTAAAGAGTTTGCTGCTCATACTGCTGCAGTCAACGATCTTTGCTTTGACACAGAAGGTGAATACATTGGAAGCTGTTCTGATGATGGGTCTGTCATAATAAATAGTCTTTTTACTAATGAGAGGATGAAATTTGAGTATCATCGTCCTATGAAGGCTGTTGCTTTAGACCCAGATTATGCAAGAAAGTCTTCCAGAAGATTTGTGACCGGTGGTTTAGCTGGTAATTTGTATCTTAATGCGAAGAAGTGGATGGGCTATCGGGACCAG GTTCTGCACTCTGGTGAAGGTCCAGTTCATGCAGTGAAGTGGCGGACTAGTCTCATTGCCTGGGCAAATGATGCAGGAGTTAAAGTTTATGATGCTGCCAATGATCAGCGCATAACTTTCATTGAACGACCTCGTGGAAGCCCACACCCTGAACTTCTTGTCCCTCATATAGTTTGGCAG GATGACACTGTTTTGGTCGTTGGATGGGGAACCTCGGTGAAAATTGCATCGATAAAAACAAACCAGAACAAAGGCTTGAATGGGTCATACAAGTATATAACCATGTCTAGTCTGAATCAGGTGGATATTGTGGCATCCTTTCAAACCAGCTATTTCATTTCAGGAATTGCTCCTTTTGGTGATTCTTTGGTTGTTCTAGCTTATATTCCTGCTGAAGAAGATGGAGAGAAGAACTTTAGCAGCACTATTCCCTCCAGACAG GGAAATGCTCAAAGACCAGAAGTTCGTGTTGTGACATGGAATAATGATGAGCTCGCTACCGATGCTCTCCCTGTACATGGCTTTGAGCATTACAAGGCGAAAGATTATTCGCTTGCTCATGCTCCATTTTCAG GTAGCAGCTATGCAGGGGGTCAGTGGGCTGCTGGTGATGAACCCTTATACTACATAGTGTCCCCAAAAGATGTGATTATTGCGAAGCCAAG GGACACAGAAGATCATATTAATTGGCTTCTCCAGCATGGATGGCATGAGAAAGCTTTAGAAGCAGTTGAGGCCAATCAGGGAAGGAGTGAGCTCGTTGATGAG GTGGGTTCGAGATACCTCGATCATCTGATTGTGGAAAGGAAGTATGGTGAAGCGGCATCTCTATGTCCAAAATTGTTGCGAGGATCACCTTCCGCATGGGAAAG ATGGGTTTTCCATTTTGCACATCTGCGCCAACTGCCTGTGTTGGTCCCGTACATCCCAACAGAAAATCCAACATTGCGTGATACAGCTTATGAG GTAGCTCTTGTTGCTTTGGCAACAAATCCATCTTTTCACAAGGATCTCGTATCAACTGTCAAATCCTGGCCACCTGGCATTTATTCTACATCGCCTGTAATCTCAGCTATAGAATCTCAGCTTAATACCTCATCTATGACTGATCACCTCAAAGAG GCTCTAGCAGAATTATATGTGATCGAGGGACAACATGATAAAGCTTTTGCTCTTTATGCGGAT CTTATGAAGCCGGATCTGTTTGACTTCATTGAAAAGCATAATTTGCATGATGCTGTGCGTGAAAAG GTTGTCCAACTAATGATGGTTGACAGCAAGCGTGCTATACCTTTGTTGATCCAGCATAGGGACTTTATATATCCACCCGAAGTGGTGTCACAACTTATGGCTGCAAAGACTAAGTGTGATTGTCGGTACCTTTTGCATTTGTATCTTCATTCACTATTTGAAGTGAATCCTCATGCTGGACGGGATTACCATGACATGCAG GTCGAGCTTTATGCTGACTATGATCCAAAGATGATGCTTCCCTTTCTCAGAAGTAGTCAGCATTATACACTTGAGAAG GCTTATGATATCTGCGTGAAGAGGGATTTATTAAAGGAGCAAGTTTTCATCCTTGGAAGAATGGGGAATGCAAAGCAGGCCCTTGCTATTATCATAAATAGAGTGGGAGATATAGAAGAG GCCATCGAATTTGTAAGCATGCAACATGATGATGAACTCTGGGATGAGCTGATTAAGCAGAGTCTTAATAAGCCTGAAATG GTTGGTGTATTGTTGGAGCATACTGTAGGGAATCTTGATCCACTTTATATTGTAAATATGTTGCCCAATGGCTTGGAAATACCTCG TCTGAGAGATCGTTTGGTCAAAATTGTCACTGATTACAGAACAGAAACTTCTCTTAGACATGGATGTAATGACATACTCAAG GCTGATTGTGTCAACCTGCTAGTCAAATACTACAAGGAAGCAAAGCGTGCAATATGTTTGAGTGAGGACGTTGATCAAGCACATTCCAAAAGAAATCAGCAGAGGGCTTCACATTTAGGAGAGAGAGTCATGAGTATGAAATCCATGGAGGTCAAGTCAAAAACCAGAGGAGGTGGAAGGTGTTGCATATGTTTTGATCCGTTTTCTCTACTGAACGTATCAATTATTGCCTTCTTTTGTTGTCATGCCTACCATACAACTTGTCTCATGGAGTCCACCATTTCCATTGGCGGCGATAAAAAAGAGGCTGGGGCTTCTTCCAAGGGCACTGCGTCATATTATGAATTTGATAATGGCAGTGATGacgatgatgaagaagaagatgacgAAGATGCTTCTTCAGGTACCCCTCGGATGCGTTGTATTTTGTGTACTACAGCTGCAGGTTGA